The Thermoplasmata archaeon DNA segment CCCATCGTCTTCGAGAGTTGGACTCCAGAGGACTACATCTGCCAGTCCCAACGCGGTGCCCGAGCGACCGGGCCGGAAGAGGGTCCAGCTCCGGGTAGGAGGAAGCGATCGCTACTCGCCTCACTCCCGAGAGCCGGGCCCCGGGAGGCGCCCGGTCCCGTCAGTGGAGCGTCAGCACCACGTACAGGCTCTGGTCGACCACGCTCAGAGTGCCCGTCGCCGGCGTCACCGAGGGTCCGCCTGGAAGGCCGGTTGCGGTGAAGGTGTACGTCCCGGGAACCTCGTAGAACACCAGGAAGTAGCTCGTAGTGGTCTGCGTGACCCCGTTCATCGTCACCGACCACGCCCCGCCGAAGCCGGGTCCGTAGGCGGCGAAGACGACCGCATACGCGATGAGCGGATACGGCAGGTAGTCGCCTCCGGTCGCGATGTAGCCGAACTCATCGTACGGCAGGGCGGTTCCCGGCGCGTAATCCGCCCAGAAGTTGCCCCCTTGCCACGCGGATCCGATGATGCTGCCCGTCAGCCAGTACCCGTTGAAGATCGAGACGATGAACGCGGGCTCGATCTGCGTCAGGTTCCAGTTCTCCGCGTTGAGCTGCGGCGATCCGAAGAACATGTTGACGTTGGGCGCGAAGGCGGTGATCGATGTGCCGACCCAGTTGTTGTAGATCCAATCCCCGCTCTCGAACGCCCAGATCGCGACCGGGGGTCCGTTGACGGCGCCGTTGCCGGGGAACATCGTGGGAGCAAGGGCGGTGCTGTTCAGGAAGATGTTGCCCCACACGACGTTGTCCGTCGGGGCCGCGGGGTTCACGCCCGCCAGGAGCAGCGAACTTCCTTGGCTTACGAAGACGCTGTCGCCCACGAGGTCGTTCGTCCCGCCCCAGATGACCACATTAGCGAGAGGCAGCAGGCCGAGCGGGCCGTAGTCCTGGAAGAAGAACCAACCGCTGATCCCTTGCGCTCCCCAGATCGAGACGTGCGACGAATCCACGATCTGGAACTGGAGGTTGTTCGTCGACGGAAGCCCGAAGAACGCCAGGGCCCCATCGTAGCCCGACTGGTACGTCACGTTCAGGAGCGAGGGGTTGTTGAAGCTCACGTACGCCGTCGTATCAGCGATGATGACCCCGGGGAAGACCGGGTACAGGTAATCGTTGAACTGCCCGAAGACGGAGTCCAGCCCACCTAGGGCGGGGTTGTTCTCGATGATGTACGGAACCGTCGCGGTTCCAGCTCCACCGGAGGAGATCGCAGCGAGTTGCGCGTTGTTCCATGCGTCCAGGGGTGTGTAGACCCCGATGGCGATGTTGCGTTGCAGGGCGAAACTGAGGCTCGCCAAACCCCCGCTCCCGACCGAGGTCGTGACCTGGATCGGGTTGTAATCGCTCATCATCACGTCGATCGTGTACGTCCCCGGAGCGAGCACATAGCTGAAGGTACTCGCGGTCTGGGTCGGCGCCCAGGAGGCGAGGTTCGGATCGAAACTCGACCCGGGCGTGAAGAAGACGAAGGCATTCGATGGAGAGATCGGTCCGGAGAACGTGCCTTGTCCTATATTCCCGCCGGGGGTGGAACCCCACAGTGGTTGGGGGATCGACGGGCCCGTGTTGAGCTGCACCGTGCCGGGCGATGTGTAGCTCACGGCGATCCCTTCGGAGGTCTCACCGGTCTCGGAGCCAAGGTTCCAGGCCGACAGCGGGTTCGCGTAGCTTGAGGTCGTGCTGTCCCAGTACTTCAGGCTCTCCGAGCCGCTGATCCCGTAGACGGATGTCGTCGTTCCACCACCGGGGCCACCGAGCATGATCTCGGCGTCCCACGGGATGAAGCCGGTTGGGTTGACCTGAGAGCCGTCGACCAGATACGGGGCCGCCGGCACCTGACCGATCGGCGTCTGAGAGGCGAAGAGGACGGTATCGTAGACCCCGGAGGCCTGGCTCTTTCCGGTGGTGGGGTCGATGACGTTGTAACCGAACTTCACGGTCGAGTAGCCGAACCCGGTGGAGGCAAGGTTCGTCGTGCTGGAGTTCAGGTAGAGCTGCACGGTGACGGGGAAGGTGATCGGGAAGGACGGGCCGATATCGTAGTAGTAGGCCGGGTACACGGGAGTGCCGTTGTAGGAGTAGAGCGTGCCGGCCGTCAGTGAAACGGCAGGGGAGGAGAAGTTCCAGATGTTGTCCAGGAAGGTGATCATCCCGGGACTGGGGTAGTTGAAGTAGAGCACGTTCTGGTTCCAGAAACTGTAGGTGCTCGTGGTCCCGACGGTCGTTCCGTTCGTCACCGCGTTGAGCTGTACCCCGAACGTGTTCTGGCTGCCGTTGGTCGAGATGGCACCATCGTTGGTCAGGAGGAAGGTGTTGACGCTGTTGAGCGTGATCGAGCCTTCCCAGCTTTGCGTCTGCATGGAGTAGGCTGTGGGGGTTCCCGTCGTGTTGAGGACGCCATACGTACCGATCCCCATCGGTGCCGGGGCTTGCGTGCTGAGGGGCTGCACGACACCGTTAGAAACTGTGGAATGTCCGAGGAGGTTGGGCAGAGAGACCGCTTCCATCGGGATG contains these protein-coding regions:
- a CDS encoding thermopsin family protease, yielding MSVRQVVLTILVVAVTISAFGLAVVGNAHPAASPASAAAPSTHTATSAASSAGSSARSAMVQHILAQTKADHIPMEAVSLPNLLGHSTVSNGVVQPLSTQAPAPMGIGTYGVLNTTGTPTAYSMQTQSWEGSITLNSVNTFLLTNDGAISTNGSQNTFGVQLNAVTNGTTVGTTSTYSFWNQNVLYFNYPSPGMITFLDNIWNFSSPAVSLTAGTLYSYNGTPVYPAYYYDIGPSFPITFPVTVQLYLNSSTTNLASTGFGYSTVKFGYNVIDPTTGKSQASGVYDTVLFASQTPIGQVPAAPYLVDGSQVNPTGFIPWDAEIMLGGPGGGTTTSVYGISGSESLKYWDSTTSSYANPLSAWNLGSETGETSEGIAVSYTSPGTVQLNTGPSIPQPLWGSTPGGNIGQGTFSGPISPSNAFVFFTPGSSFDPNLASWAPTQTASTFSYVLAPGTYTIDVMMSDYNPIQVTTSVGSGGLASLSFALQRNIAIGVYTPLDAWNNAQLAAISSGGAGTATVPYIIENNPALGGLDSVFGQFNDYLYPVFPGVIIADTTAYVSFNNPSLLNVTYQSGYDGALAFFGLPSTNNLQFQIVDSSHVSIWGAQGISGWFFFQDYGPLGLLPLANVVIWGGTNDLVGDSVFVSQGSSLLLAGVNPAAPTDNVVWGNIFLNSTALAPTMFPGNGAVNGPPVAIWAFESGDWIYNNWVGTSITAFAPNVNMFFGSPQLNAENWNLTQIEPAFIVSIFNGYWLTGSIIGSAWQGGNFWADYAPGTALPYDEFGYIATGGDYLPYPLIAYAVVFAAYGPGFGGAWSVTMNGVTQTTTSYFLVFYEVPGTYTFTATGLPGGPSVTPATGTLSVVDQSLYVVLTLH